A stretch of Metabacillus sp. FJAT-52054 DNA encodes these proteins:
- a CDS encoding DinB family protein gives MADQQEKAFKGSAWHGPSLLEALEDVDFAKAYKHPLPGAHSIWEIVLHVASTNETVTKRLHGAPATMTPEEDWPSIETADAGSWQAALDRLSQSHEKLIEALKTVSEDRLDDPIIEEFSPVYITVHGNIQHVIYHAGQIMLLKKQ, from the coding sequence ATCGCAGATCAGCAAGAGAAGGCATTCAAAGGAAGCGCCTGGCATGGGCCTTCATTATTGGAAGCGCTGGAGGATGTTGATTTTGCTAAAGCTTATAAACACCCTTTGCCTGGCGCACACTCGATTTGGGAAATTGTTCTTCATGTGGCGTCAACAAATGAAACCGTCACGAAGAGATTGCATGGAGCCCCTGCCACTATGACACCTGAGGAGGACTGGCCGTCTATTGAAACCGCCGATGCCGGCAGCTGGCAAGCCGCTCTTGACCGGTTAAGCCAGTCCCACGAGAAGCTTATTGAAGCACTTAAGACAGTAAGTGAGGATCGCTTGGATGATCCCATTATTGAAGAATTTTCACCTGTTTATATTACGGTTCATGGCAATATCCAGCATGTAATCTACCATGCTGGTCAAATCATGCTCCTTAAAAAGCAATAG
- a CDS encoding amino acid permease translates to MQNQQNNELKRGLEQRHITLMSLGAAIGVGLFLGSAAAIDLAGPGILLAYAFAGMIMFFIMRALGEMAIQKPVAGSFSRYARDYLGPLPGFLTGWNYWFLWVVTCMAEITAVAKYMTMWVPADQVAPWIWALLALIIMTLVNFLAVKAYGELEFWFALIKIVTIIGMIIIGAGIIFFGIGNGGIATGISNLWSNGGFFPNGIQGVLLSLSMVMFAFLGIELIGVTAGEVKNPEKTLAKAIDTVFWRILIFYVGALFVIMSIYPWDQIGTQGSPFVLTFEKLGIPGAAGIINFVVLTAALSSCNSGIFSTGRMLFNLAQQDEAPKSYGKVTKNGVPGVAILTSAAALLIGVVLNYFVPEKAFVYVTSISTFGAIWTWSIILLSQMRYRRSLNPEQIKNLKYKMPLFPYANYLALAFLGLVIVLMAFSADTRIALIVGPIWFGILLAVYYAKGFHKRNHPNSHNQVS, encoded by the coding sequence ATGCAAAATCAGCAGAACAATGAACTGAAACGCGGACTTGAGCAGCGCCATATTACGCTTATGTCACTGGGTGCTGCCATCGGGGTAGGCCTATTCCTTGGCTCGGCTGCGGCGATTGACCTAGCTGGACCCGGAATCCTGCTTGCTTACGCATTTGCAGGAATGATTATGTTCTTCATTATGAGAGCACTCGGCGAAATGGCCATTCAAAAACCGGTAGCCGGCTCCTTCAGCCGCTATGCAAGAGATTATCTTGGTCCTCTGCCTGGCTTTTTAACAGGCTGGAATTACTGGTTTTTGTGGGTTGTAACCTGTATGGCTGAAATTACAGCCGTCGCGAAATATATGACGATGTGGGTGCCTGCAGATCAGGTCGCACCATGGATTTGGGCACTTCTTGCTCTCATCATTATGACACTCGTGAACTTTCTTGCAGTTAAAGCATACGGAGAATTGGAGTTTTGGTTCGCCCTCATTAAAATCGTAACCATTATCGGAATGATCATTATCGGGGCGGGAATTATTTTCTTCGGAATCGGCAATGGGGGAATCGCAACAGGAATCTCGAACCTATGGAGCAATGGCGGCTTCTTCCCGAACGGAATTCAAGGAGTGCTTCTTTCCCTATCCATGGTTATGTTCGCTTTCCTTGGAATTGAATTAATTGGGGTAACAGCAGGAGAGGTAAAAAATCCTGAAAAAACACTCGCGAAAGCGATTGATACCGTATTCTGGCGTATCTTGATTTTCTACGTCGGCGCCCTGTTTGTCATCATGTCCATCTATCCTTGGGATCAAATCGGAACGCAGGGAAGTCCATTCGTTCTTACCTTTGAGAAGCTTGGAATACCTGGTGCCGCAGGAATTATCAACTTTGTTGTTCTGACGGCAGCCTTATCATCATGCAACAGCGGAATTTTCAGTACCGGCCGGATGCTTTTCAACCTTGCCCAGCAGGATGAAGCACCAAAATCCTATGGAAAAGTAACGAAAAACGGAGTGCCGGGGGTAGCTATCCTAACATCTGCAGCCGCTTTGCTGATTGGTGTTGTGCTTAATTATTTTGTTCCTGAAAAAGCCTTTGTTTATGTGACGAGCATTTCAACATTCGGAGCAATCTGGACATGGTCCATCATCCTGCTCTCGCAAATGCGTTACCGCAGGAGCTTAAATCCGGAGCAAATTAAAAATTTGAAGTACAAAATGCCGCTTTTCCCATATGCAAACTATCTGGCATTGGCGTTCCTTGGACTTGTCATTGTCCTGATGGCATTTAGTGCCGATACAAGAATTGCATTGATTGTCGGACCAATCTGGTTTGGAATCCTGCTTGCTGTCTATTACGCAAAAGGGTTTCACAAGCGAAATCATCCGAATTCCCATAATCAAGTCAGCTAA
- a CDS encoding alpha-amylase: MPQNHTMMQFFEWHLKADGEHWKNLSKMAPKLKEMCIDSVWIPPVTKGQSAEDTGYGIYDLYDLGEFDQKGTVRTKYGTKDELLAAIEACHDNGIQVYADIVMNHKAAADETETFKVVEVDPENRENVISEPFDIEGWTKFTFPGRGDKYSSFKWNFGHFNGTDYDAKTGKSGIFRILGKNKDWNENVDDEFGNYDYLMFANIDYDHPDVQQEMIDWGKWLADTLNCDGYRLDAIKHINHEFIKNFAKEASSHRGDNFYMVGEFWNSELAACQEFLDQIDYQMDLFDVSLHYKLHEASLAGRDFDLTTIFDDTLVQSHPMNAVTFVDNHDSQPNEALESWVGDWFKQSAYALILLRKDGYPCVFYGDYFGIGGDEPVDGKQIAIDPLLKARCNKAYGEQDDYFDHPNTIGWVRRGVDEMEGSGLAVVISNGDEGEKRMFVGEHRAGEVWVDLTNTREDTVEIEEDGFAVFPVNGESVSVWALPDEDK; encoded by the coding sequence ATGCCGCAGAATCACACAATGATGCAATTTTTCGAATGGCATCTGAAAGCAGATGGGGAGCACTGGAAGAACCTAAGCAAAATGGCTCCCAAATTAAAAGAAATGTGCATTGATTCAGTTTGGATTCCCCCTGTTACGAAAGGACAGTCAGCTGAAGATACCGGCTATGGAATATACGATCTGTATGATCTAGGAGAGTTTGATCAAAAGGGAACCGTCCGCACGAAATATGGCACGAAGGATGAGCTTCTTGCTGCTATCGAGGCCTGCCACGACAATGGCATTCAGGTTTATGCCGATATTGTCATGAATCATAAAGCCGCAGCGGATGAAACGGAAACATTTAAAGTAGTGGAGGTCGATCCGGAAAACCGCGAAAACGTCATTTCCGAGCCTTTCGATATTGAAGGATGGACGAAATTTACCTTCCCGGGACGCGGAGACAAATATTCTTCATTTAAATGGAATTTTGGGCATTTTAACGGAACCGACTACGACGCAAAAACCGGAAAGTCAGGAATTTTCCGCATACTTGGCAAAAACAAAGACTGGAATGAAAATGTGGACGACGAATTTGGAAACTATGATTACCTCATGTTTGCCAACATTGATTACGACCACCCGGATGTTCAGCAGGAGATGATCGACTGGGGCAAGTGGCTTGCCGATACGCTGAACTGTGATGGATATAGATTGGATGCAATCAAGCATATCAACCATGAATTTATCAAAAACTTTGCGAAGGAAGCTTCCAGCCATCGCGGAGATAACTTCTACATGGTTGGAGAGTTCTGGAACTCGGAGCTTGCCGCCTGCCAGGAATTTTTGGATCAGATTGATTATCAGATGGACCTTTTCGACGTTTCCCTCCATTACAAGCTTCATGAAGCATCATTGGCGGGCCGCGATTTTGACCTTACCACGATTTTTGACGATACACTTGTCCAGTCCCATCCGATGAATGCTGTGACTTTTGTCGATAACCATGATTCACAGCCGAACGAAGCCCTTGAATCATGGGTTGGCGATTGGTTTAAACAGAGCGCCTATGCATTAATTCTGCTTAGAAAAGACGGGTATCCTTGTGTATTCTATGGAGATTACTTCGGCATTGGCGGAGACGAACCGGTTGATGGCAAGCAAATCGCCATTGATCCATTGCTTAAAGCGCGCTGCAACAAAGCTTACGGTGAGCAGGATGACTATTTTGATCATCCGAATACTATTGGCTGGGTCCGCAGGGGCGTGGATGAAATGGAAGGCTCCGGCTTGGCTGTTGTGATCTCCAATGGAGATGAAGGAGAGAAAAGAATGTTCGTCGGCGAACACCGGGCCGGTGAGGTTTGGGTGGATTTAACCAATACAAGAGAAGACACGGTCGAAATTGAAGAAGACGGTTTCGCGGTATTTCCTGTAAACGGGGAAAGTGTTTCCGTTTGGGCTTTGCCGGATGAAGATAAGTAA
- a CDS encoding alpha-glycosidase, which yields MNKHAIYHIPDVPYAYPRNNETLTVRLRAANQDLKTCKIYYKDRYDWTSSFLVKEMERSEETDLFSFYETSLSLKRNRYRYYFELIDQSGDSVFYDERGFREGDLIQNEATAFQYAYIAEADVYEAAEWHKEAIVYQIFPDRFCNGNAAINPPGTKEWGTEINASSMFGGDLQGIMDKLGYIEELGVNVIYMTPVFPSSSNHKYNTADYFSIDPQFGTLDTAKELIRKCHEKGIKVIFDAVFNHTGNDFFAFQDLLKNQEQSKYKDWYFADSYPVSEEKVNYYTFADNIMEMPKLNTSNPEVREYLLKVAEFWIKEAGIDGWRLDVSDEVDHEFWRAFRKTVKAANPDAVIIGEIMHESSAFLKGDQMDSIMNYPFKGAVADFFAKQEMTAEQFDDILTFNRTIYMEPVTRQMWNLVGSHDTKRFLTECGEREEAVRLAAAFQFAYIGVPYIYYGDEIGLSGGEEPQSRNCMVWDEKERNNELLEFFKKLISIRKSSKALTQGSYRTLYAKENVFMLIRKWENERVAAVFNNGDSAVKLTCPLSGTELMTGEKIAFGHALTMEPMSFKWIRAE from the coding sequence TTGAACAAACATGCAATCTATCATATACCGGATGTGCCATATGCCTATCCAAGAAATAATGAGACCTTAACTGTAAGGCTTAGAGCAGCAAATCAAGACTTGAAAACATGCAAAATTTATTACAAAGACCGGTATGATTGGACTTCTTCGTTTCTCGTAAAAGAGATGGAAAGGAGCGAGGAAACGGACCTGTTTTCTTTTTATGAAACAAGCCTTTCATTGAAACGTAACCGCTATCGTTATTATTTTGAGCTGATTGATCAGAGTGGCGATTCAGTCTTTTATGATGAAAGGGGATTTAGAGAGGGCGATTTGATACAAAACGAGGCCACAGCCTTTCAGTATGCGTACATAGCAGAAGCAGATGTGTATGAGGCGGCAGAGTGGCACAAGGAAGCGATTGTCTATCAGATTTTCCCCGATCGTTTCTGCAATGGAAATGCAGCTATTAATCCGCCTGGAACTAAAGAATGGGGAACGGAAATCAACGCTTCCTCCATGTTCGGCGGAGATCTGCAAGGAATCATGGATAAACTCGGCTATATTGAAGAACTAGGGGTGAATGTGATTTATATGACACCTGTTTTCCCGTCATCCTCCAATCATAAATACAACACAGCCGACTATTTTTCAATTGATCCGCAGTTCGGCACGCTGGATACAGCGAAGGAACTGATCAGGAAGTGTCATGAAAAAGGAATCAAAGTTATTTTTGATGCGGTTTTCAATCATACGGGAAATGACTTTTTTGCTTTTCAGGACCTGCTGAAAAATCAGGAGCAATCAAAATATAAAGATTGGTATTTTGCAGACAGCTATCCTGTAAGCGAAGAAAAGGTTAATTATTATACATTCGCAGACAACATTATGGAAATGCCCAAGCTGAATACGTCAAATCCGGAAGTGCGGGAATACTTGCTGAAGGTAGCTGAATTCTGGATAAAGGAAGCAGGTATTGACGGGTGGAGACTGGATGTCAGCGATGAGGTCGATCATGAATTTTGGCGGGCATTTAGGAAAACGGTCAAAGCTGCCAATCCCGATGCGGTTATCATTGGAGAAATCATGCACGAATCCAGTGCCTTTTTAAAGGGAGATCAAATGGACAGCATTATGAATTATCCTTTTAAAGGCGCAGTAGCGGACTTTTTTGCCAAACAGGAAATGACGGCTGAACAATTTGACGACATTTTAACCTTTAACCGCACGATTTATATGGAGCCTGTAACGAGACAAATGTGGAACCTGGTCGGCAGTCACGATACAAAGCGTTTCCTGACGGAGTGCGGGGAGAGGGAAGAAGCGGTAAGACTTGCGGCTGCTTTTCAATTCGCGTACATTGGTGTTCCTTATATTTATTACGGAGACGAAATCGGCTTAAGCGGCGGTGAGGAACCGCAATCAAGGAATTGCATGGTTTGGGATGAAAAAGAACGCAATAACGAGCTGCTCGAATTTTTTAAAAAGCTGATTTCCATCCGTAAATCAAGCAAAGCTCTAACTCAGGGAAGCTATAGAACGCTTTATGCAAAAGAAAATGTCTTCATGCTGATCCGGAAGTGGGAGAATGAACGTGTTGCAGCCGTTTTTAATAATGGAGATTCGGCAGTAAAATTAACATGCCCTCTTTCAGGTACAGAGCTGATGACTGGTGAAAAAATCGCCTTCGGTCATGCTCTGACAATGGAGCCTATGTCATTTAAATGGATTAGAGCTGAATAG
- a CDS encoding AraC family transcriptional regulator, translating to MISEVYVLMHETYQSDSYLFTFDAAYLIESRDKPKMLEIITAKHKEENEQFYPASAKKIDLYIWNAVYTREIMKLGVTKHYLHSLYNRFYTSIPRQPSLLALQSLEAEMTSAYFDLVIYDMEVTESFVTNKILPYLHMNIENHLSIKKLSEELEISAGYASSCFKKEMGVSIMKYAKKIKIERAKILLSTTNKSIFEISMILCFHDQGHFSKTFKSLTGMSPTQYRRKLPASQS from the coding sequence ATGATTTCCGAGGTGTATGTGCTAATGCATGAAACGTATCAATCCGATTCCTACCTGTTTACCTTTGACGCCGCGTACCTCATTGAATCAAGGGACAAGCCGAAGATGCTGGAGATTATCACAGCCAAGCACAAAGAAGAAAACGAACAATTTTATCCGGCCTCTGCAAAGAAAATCGACCTCTATATCTGGAATGCCGTCTACACAAGGGAAATCATGAAGCTTGGCGTCACAAAGCACTACCTTCACAGCCTGTACAACCGGTTTTACACTTCCATTCCAAGGCAGCCAAGTCTCTTAGCCCTTCAATCGCTTGAAGCAGAAATGACCTCCGCGTACTTTGACCTGGTGATCTACGACATGGAAGTGACAGAAAGCTTTGTAACCAACAAAATTCTGCCTTACCTGCACATGAACATTGAAAACCATCTTTCCATAAAAAAACTCTCTGAAGAACTTGAGATTTCAGCGGGCTATGCCTCCTCCTGCTTTAAAAAGGAGATGGGCGTCAGCATTATGAAATATGCGAAAAAGATCAAAATTGAACGGGCAAAGATCCTTCTTTCCACTACGAACAAAAGCATTTTCGAAATCAGCATGATCCTCTGCTTCCATGATCAGGGACATTTCAGCAAAACATTTAAATCATTAACCGGCATGTCTCCAACTCAATACCGGAGAAAGCTGCCAGCGTCGCAATCATAA
- a CDS encoding aldo/keto reductase, protein MTERIALGKSDLLVHPIGLGTNAVGGHNLYPNLNEETGKELVRTALDSGMNFLDTAFIYGPERSEELIGEVLKERGSRDDIVIATKGAHKFVNGEVKLDNSPAFLREAVEGSLKRLQTDYIDLYYIHFPDEQTPKDEAVGELKRLRDEGKIKAIGVSNFSIDQLKEANKDGYVDVLQSEYNLFQREAEKDLLPYTAENQISFIPYFPLASGLLAGKYSKDSKFDDIRAENPLFKGEAFERNLEKVEKLREISESNHADVAHVVLAWYLTRDSIDALIPGAKRPDQVLDNLKTLDVQLTREEIERIDSIFRG, encoded by the coding sequence TTGACTGAAAGAATAGCGCTAGGAAAATCTGACTTACTTGTTCATCCAATAGGACTCGGCACCAATGCAGTAGGCGGGCATAACCTGTATCCAAACTTGAATGAGGAAACAGGAAAGGAATTGGTACGCACTGCACTTGATTCCGGAATGAATTTCCTCGACACCGCTTTTATCTACGGACCGGAGCGCTCAGAGGAACTGATCGGCGAAGTATTAAAGGAACGCGGAAGCCGTGATGATATCGTAATTGCAACAAAAGGCGCACATAAATTTGTCAATGGCGAAGTAAAACTCGACAACTCCCCCGCTTTTTTGAGAGAGGCCGTTGAAGGCAGTCTAAAAAGGCTGCAGACGGATTATATCGACCTTTACTATATTCACTTTCCTGATGAACAAACGCCGAAGGATGAGGCGGTTGGGGAATTAAAGCGGCTGAGAGATGAAGGGAAAATCAAAGCAATCGGTGTTTCCAATTTTTCAATTGATCAGCTGAAGGAAGCCAACAAAGACGGCTATGTAGATGTCCTTCAGTCCGAATACAATCTATTTCAGCGAGAGGCAGAAAAGGATCTCCTTCCCTACACAGCTGAAAATCAAATTTCATTCATCCCTTACTTCCCGCTCGCATCCGGATTGCTCGCAGGGAAATACTCGAAGGATTCGAAGTTCGACGACATCCGAGCGGAAAATCCTTTATTCAAGGGAGAAGCATTCGAGCGGAATTTGGAAAAGGTGGAAAAACTTCGTGAAATCTCAGAATCCAATCACGCAGACGTGGCTCATGTCGTGCTTGCGTGGTATTTAACCCGTGACTCGATTGACGCTCTCATACCAGGAGCAAAAAGACCGGATCAGGTACTGGACAACCTTAAAACACTGGATGTACAGCTGACGAGAGAAGAAATTGAGCGGATTGACTCGATTTTTCGAGGATAG
- a CDS encoding bile acid:sodium symporter family protein, which yields MNGLNKISDIAGKTFIIWILLFGVISFTAPQGFLWIKPYVSILLGVVMFGMGMTLSMNDFKEVGRKPKSVLAGIAAHYVIMPGLAYVLVLLFELPPELAVGVILVGCCPSGSASNVMTFLAKGDTALAVAVAAVSTLLAPLLTPAIIYLLASSWIKVDAGKMFADVMLVILIPVILGVFVQFFFKKQAEGATKAMPLVSVVAITAILSTVIAGSRDLIVESGWIVLLVVVLHNLAGFGLGFLAARLLGLSYEAQKAITFEVGMQNSGLGASLAISHFSPVAAVPSAIFSFWHNVSGPLLASYWAGKSGGSNDGKPSLEGKMVNAREAR from the coding sequence ATGAATGGATTAAACAAAATTAGTGACATTGCAGGGAAGACATTCATTATTTGGATTCTCTTATTCGGCGTGATTAGCTTTACCGCTCCGCAGGGATTTTTATGGATCAAGCCTTACGTATCGATTTTGCTGGGAGTTGTTATGTTTGGAATGGGAATGACATTATCGATGAATGATTTCAAGGAAGTTGGGAGAAAGCCGAAAAGTGTATTAGCAGGGATCGCTGCACACTACGTCATTATGCCGGGACTCGCATACGTGCTTGTTTTACTTTTTGAACTGCCGCCTGAGCTTGCGGTAGGAGTCATTTTGGTAGGATGCTGTCCGAGCGGGAGCGCATCCAACGTGATGACCTTTTTAGCAAAGGGAGACACGGCCCTAGCGGTGGCGGTAGCCGCCGTTTCAACCTTGCTTGCCCCTCTTTTGACACCGGCTATTATCTATCTCCTTGCCAGTTCCTGGATTAAGGTCGATGCAGGCAAAATGTTCGCTGATGTCATGCTCGTCATCCTGATACCGGTTATCCTGGGTGTGTTCGTCCAGTTCTTCTTTAAAAAGCAGGCTGAAGGCGCAACTAAAGCGATGCCGCTCGTTTCCGTTGTGGCCATCACCGCAATTTTATCTACGGTCATTGCAGGAAGCCGGGATTTAATAGTAGAATCCGGCTGGATCGTGCTCCTTGTAGTGGTCCTGCACAACCTCGCAGGATTTGGCCTCGGTTTTCTGGCAGCGCGGCTGCTGGGACTCAGCTACGAAGCTCAAAAAGCCATTACATTCGAGGTCGGCATGCAAAACTCAGGGCTCGGGGCCTCACTCGCCATCAGCCATTTTAGTCCGGTAGCTGCCGTGCCGAGTGCGATTTTTAGCTTCTGGCACAACGTCTCAGGTCCGCTGCTGGCAAGCTATTGGGCGGGAAAATCTGGGGGGAGTAATGACGGGAAGCCCAGTTTGGAGGGGAAAATGGTGAATGCGAGAGAAGCTAGGTGA
- the pepT gene encoding peptidase T translates to MKQELINRFVSYVKVETQSNEESETCPSTPGQLVLARMLTEELRKIGMEDVTMDENGYVMATLPSNTQKDVPVIGFLAHVDTATDFTGTDVKPQIRENYDGEDLLLNKDLSIVLSPSDFPNLKNYIGHTLITTDGTTLLGADNKAGVAEIMTAMDYLIQHPEIKHGKIRVAFTPDEEIGRGPHRFDVEAFGASFAYTVDGGPLGELEYESFNAAGAKITIKGKNVHPGTAKNKMIHSAKIAMEFNSMLPSEEAPESTEGYEGFFHLTSMTGDVEESKLSYIIRDHDKNKFANRKVFMEQIVADFQKKYGEDCIHLEMNDQYYNMREKIEPVKEIVDIAYDAMKSLEIEPLVSPIRGGTDGSQLSYMGLPTPNIFTGGENFHGRYEFASVDHMLKSVQVIAKIAELFEERA, encoded by the coding sequence ATGAAGCAGGAATTAATTAACCGGTTTGTATCGTATGTAAAAGTAGAAACACAATCCAATGAAGAAAGCGAGACGTGCCCATCCACACCAGGCCAGCTCGTCCTTGCCAGGATGCTGACGGAGGAACTAAGAAAAATCGGCATGGAAGACGTTACGATGGATGAAAACGGGTACGTAATGGCTACACTGCCTTCTAATACACAAAAGGATGTTCCGGTCATCGGTTTCCTTGCGCACGTCGACACAGCTACGGATTTCACCGGAACAGATGTAAAACCCCAAATCCGCGAAAACTATGATGGAGAAGATCTTCTTTTAAACAAGGATTTAAGCATTGTTCTTTCCCCATCTGATTTTCCGAACCTGAAGAATTACATAGGCCATACCTTAATTACCACGGACGGCACAACACTTCTTGGTGCTGACAATAAAGCAGGTGTTGCAGAAATCATGACGGCAATGGATTATTTAATTCAGCACCCGGAAATCAAACATGGAAAAATTCGCGTTGCCTTTACTCCTGATGAAGAAATCGGCCGCGGACCTCACCGTTTTGATGTGGAAGCCTTTGGCGCTTCTTTTGCTTATACGGTGGATGGAGGTCCTCTTGGAGAATTAGAGTATGAAAGCTTTAATGCGGCAGGCGCAAAGATTACCATCAAAGGGAAAAACGTTCATCCTGGTACAGCGAAAAACAAAATGATTCACTCTGCTAAAATAGCCATGGAATTCAACAGCATGCTTCCGTCAGAAGAAGCGCCTGAATCAACCGAAGGGTATGAAGGCTTCTTCCACCTTACCTCTATGACGGGAGATGTGGAGGAATCGAAACTGAGCTACATCATCCGTGATCATGATAAAAACAAGTTTGCTAACCGAAAGGTCTTCATGGAACAGATTGTTGCCGATTTCCAGAAAAAATACGGGGAAGACTGTATCCATCTTGAAATGAACGACCAGTACTACAACATGCGCGAGAAAATTGAGCCGGTTAAAGAAATCGTCGACATTGCCTATGACGCCATGAAAAGCCTTGAAATCGAGCCACTCGTATCCCCGATCCGCGGCGGAACAGACGGCTCCCAGCTTTCCTACATGGGACTGCCTACACCAAATATCTTCACCGGGGGCGAGAACTTCCACGGAAGATATGAATTTGCATCTGTTGATCATATGCTGAAATCGGTTCAAGTTATTGCTAAGATTGCTGAGCTGTTTGAAGAACGGGCATAG
- a CDS encoding DNA alkylation repair protein, whose translation MATYQEVMEKLEELGSEQTKKTFFNHGAQEPFYGVKVGDIKKHLVKKVKKDQELALKLYDSGNSDAMYLAGLSVNPKLMTKDQLHKWAQGAYWYMLSEYTVAQVAAESPYALELAREWIGSEQEMTACAGWSTYSNFLSIAPDESIDYEEVKELLHQVETGIHQERNRVRYVMNGFVISVGGYCLPLHEEAKRVAAAIGKVHVNVGNTACKVPLAEAYIEKMEQRDSIGKKRKTCIC comes from the coding sequence ATGGCAACGTATCAGGAAGTCATGGAAAAACTGGAAGAGCTCGGATCAGAGCAGACAAAGAAGACCTTTTTCAACCATGGAGCACAGGAGCCCTTTTATGGAGTAAAAGTAGGCGACATAAAAAAGCATTTAGTGAAAAAAGTGAAAAAGGATCAGGAGCTGGCTCTAAAACTGTATGATTCAGGGAACAGCGATGCGATGTACTTAGCAGGCCTTTCCGTCAATCCAAAGCTCATGACAAAGGACCAGCTGCATAAATGGGCGCAGGGAGCGTACTGGTACATGCTTAGTGAATATACGGTGGCGCAGGTGGCAGCGGAGTCTCCGTATGCACTTGAGCTTGCCCGCGAATGGATCGGGTCAGAGCAGGAAATGACAGCTTGCGCTGGGTGGAGTACATATTCCAATTTTCTTTCGATCGCTCCGGATGAATCCATTGATTACGAAGAGGTCAAAGAGCTGCTCCATCAAGTGGAAACAGGGATTCATCAAGAACGGAACCGCGTCCGTTATGTCATGAACGGCTTTGTTATTTCGGTCGGCGGCTACTGCCTGCCCCTTCATGAAGAAGCAAAACGAGTGGCTGCGGCAATTGGAAAGGTCCATGTGAATGTTGGAAACACGGCTTGCAAAGTCCCGCTGGCAGAAGCTTATATTGAAAAAATGGAACAGCGGGATTCGATTGGGAAGAAGCGGAAGACGTGTATATGCTGA
- a CDS encoding alpha/beta hydrolase, protein MKENIVFIHGLTGSRRAFKKQMDYFSHKYNTYAYDLLGHGEDRGEITDFSLDGLVAQLEELYEREGIEKAHLCSISYGCYPSTIFASWYKEKVSSLCYIGGHYNSDSPLKLVLQHFRDNRYSDYPDWLRRYSKDLFPKSGVVDPYALISTRLYYKYGLELHEDVLKKAIEHRLDYDLKADLKQVDVPVLWIMGDHDNLFKSSITDLDEVIPHAFYKEIPHTGHAANMFRPFAFRRMYAEFLQGKQEI, encoded by the coding sequence ATGAAGGAAAACATCGTTTTTATCCATGGTTTGACGGGTTCAAGAAGAGCGTTCAAAAAACAAATGGACTATTTTAGCCACAAGTATAATACATATGCCTACGATTTGCTTGGCCACGGCGAGGACCGCGGCGAAATAACAGATTTTTCTCTTGATGGGCTGGTTGCACAGCTGGAGGAGCTGTATGAAAGGGAGGGAATTGAAAAAGCACACCTCTGCTCCATCAGCTACGGCTGTTATCCAAGCACAATCTTTGCAAGCTGGTATAAAGAGAAGGTGTCAAGCCTTTGCTATATCGGCGGCCATTATAACTCAGATTCCCCGCTCAAGCTTGTCCTTCAGCATTTCCGTGACAACCGCTACAGTGATTACCCTGATTGGCTCAGGCGCTATTCCAAAGACTTGTTTCCAAAAAGCGGAGTCGTGGATCCTTACGCCCTGATCTCCACCAGACTTTATTATAAATACGGATTGGAATTACACGAGGATGTGCTGAAAAAAGCCATTGAACACAGACTCGATTACGATTTAAAAGCAGACCTGAAACAAGTGGATGTTCCGGTTTTATGGATTATGGGGGACCATGATAACCTGTTTAAATCCAGTATTACAGACTTGGATGAGGTGATTCCGCATGCTTTCTATAAAGAAATTCCCCATACCGGGCATGCGGCCAATATGTTCCGTCCTTTTGCCTTTAGAAGGATGTATGCCGAATTTTTGCAGGGAAAACAGGAGATTTAA